The DNA window CATTTAGGCTTCATTAGGCCGGCAGTGCCCAAAGGGAGGTATCAGACAGAAACGTCACAGCATACATCAAGCTTCCCCTCCAGGGCATCCAATGATTCGCACGATCACatacatgcgacaacaaaggatgacaAAAGGTACAGCAAGagatatgaaaagaaaagtgaagaagaagaaaaacgatggAATTACCATATTGCATGCCATAGCACGCATTAGAGGACATAAcgtatatttgagaaaaatccacagaaaagAAGCTTCTATGCAAACGTACACAAAATTCATGCAAGAGACAAACAAGTTAACAAATTAGCGAGAGAAATGTCGAGGAATAATACTCATCTGACAACCAGAGGAAGATATGTaagagatagaaatgaaaatcagaaaatattattttatcacgTAAGTGCCTGCCTGCGTGGTATGTGCAGCTGCACACATTACATTATATTCCACGCTATCCACTTCCGCCCAGCTCCCCTTTTATAACCCATCTCAAAAGAACCTCGGTGCCGATGTGCAAGCGACTCGAGGTTGCGTGATGGTGTGAGTGTTGATGTCAGCAACGTACTTTTTCTACCAGGCTACTAATCCTGAATGTTTTACTTTAAATAGCAGTCTTCATTGACTAAGCTACGTTGTTTGGCTTACTTCTAGTCCCGTCTCCCCTCTATTCAAGCCTCTTTCGAGCGATTGACCCCCACACTCCCTGTATGCACTATACATAAGCTTTGATATGTTTGTGGTCTCATCTCTGGATCAAATTCCTGACTGACCTGACTCAACACAGCTTCCTGGTAAGGGAGAAATAACTTTTGGTGGATTGCATGACATATTCTATGTCACTAACAATGTCCGGAGTCATCTAATCATCCCGAGTAATCTAATAATCAATAGTAAACAAATCTGCGCTCAGATataggaaaaggaagaaaaaaaggaaaaaaagatgaatggtATAAAACGAAAAGGTATGCCAATGCTCAATGTGACAACTATATAGCGTCTCTGATGCATTCCAGATATTCGATTTGGTAACTCATCCTTTCTTGGAAAGATAATCCATAATTGCGTCTTTTGAAGTGATGCCTCAATTTTCTCAGTTAAAGGCTCATAAAGAAGATTTCTCGTAGGATTGAGGAGAGTCTTACGAAAATTTCACTAGAGTTTCTCACCTCATTTCCATTACGAAATTACGGAAAACAATagtttcattgaaaatttgcaACACTTTTTTATGCATATTCTTCAATTAACAGTTAAAAACGGCTTTGCAGCACTGATCCTTTGATACACTTTTGGAAATATTACTTGCTATGGAACCGTGTAGCTTTGTCTTTGTGTTTATTTCGTCATACTCTTCTAACTATAGAGTAACATATTTATTGTTGGAGTTGTAATATATCTAGAGCTGTTAAGTTACCCTatttaatgtaatgtaatttaAGTTGCACtctgctttttgtttttcatagaGGATGATAGGCAGGTTTCCGTGCTACCTTCGATTGGAGCTGGTGTGGGGATCGACTgcgctttcttttttgattcttcTGATGATGCAGATACAGGAGGTGTTTGCTTCGGAACTGCATTAAGTTCTTCATGTGAAACCCCTCGAGGGGTCTGGCTGGGCTTAACCGTTCTTTTGAAAGTAAGAACACGACAGtccaaatttctaaaattatcttaatgatgcaaaaaaaaccacctaaAATGATAGTAACTTGGCAACCTGCCAACTTGGAGAACTGCAGCCTGGTTATCAAGTTCGCCACAGTAACACGGAGCCGAGAAGATTGTTAGGCACTTGCGATCAGCGAAAAATTCATAGCTACAATGTGAAAAGCTCAGAAATTTGTCTTAGTAGGCTATGAAGTGTTGAAGCTTACCCATCCACCACGCACTGATGCGCTCTACAAATTAGATCGACGTCCATCGTGTTGCAAAAGTTGTCAACTGCCGCTTTTCCGAATACCTAGAACACTTGAGcgtttagaggcatcaccccacgaatctgggctggTACGGGTTTCAAAATCTGgtaagagggtgattccgttcatctctccctgtatcagtgtagaTGGATAAAGACgtcggaacgctgtttcttacgacggcttctgctgcaatgcgcaaccattgcACCCTGCCcccacctgcgattcgtccgaatgggttttagACACATCGCAGGGGggagggcgcaagggtggcgcgttgcaatcgAGAATGTCGTCAGAAATTGCggtccggggtcgtccgtttacactgatacagggagagatgaatggaatcaccctcttccccgcaatctacgacccgcaTAGGCATTTCatgcctgaaacccgtaccaaccaggattcgtggggtgatgcctttagtcGTAATGTGGAATTTTGTTGAGAATTGCACAATCAGGTCATCTTATTTGTTCaagtgttatttttgttttgaattagAGACTGAAACACAAAGGATGAGGTTTTTATGTTGTTCAGTAAAATGTGCAGTAACATGAAAATTTGTTCCGTCGCCATCAGTGTTTGGTAATCAAATTACCCTGTAGCTTTTTCAGTGGTTTATTTCGATATAtgtattttcgtattttttagTTAAAAGATGTCTAGGAAGTTCGCCTTTTCAAAGTACTATCTCGACTTACAGAGGAAACACCTCGTGGGCTAGGTTCATACAATTTGCTTGTATTTGAAGGATCTGACCATAATAGATCACATAGTAAACCGATGTCGCAGATATCCGTAGGACGAAAAATTCTGCACAAGAAGATTCTGATTTGAGATTTGTACAACGTCACTTTGTACCTATATGAACAGAACACAACCTTTCAAACTGTTTAAATGACAGCAAATCCTCAGATATGCCACCATGAGCGCAAAATATTCGTGATCCAACGAGAGCAGCTACTGGTAAGCAGTTGAAAACATGTTGAAAGGCTGTCCACAACTGCGTTCCTATGGTGGTCAGTAACAAATGAAAACTCTTTAGAATATTATTTAAGCCCTTTCTGTCATTCTATTATCTTCTGTTACAAGGTACCTTTTCTTggaaactttcttttacattcGTCAAAGAATCCATACTGTCGATTTACGCATCTGGTCTCATGGTTTCCACGAAGTAAGTAGATTTCGTCAGGAAATCTCAGCTGGAGAAAGTTTTCGAGGTTCAGTGCAACGAGCAACTtcacgaagaaaaatcaatcgGACCTTTAAGGCAAGCAGTAGTGTAATCGTCTCCAGACCGTAGTCACCTCTGTCAACGTAGTCACCAAGGAAAAGCATTCGTTTTGACGGAGGGTGTCCTATCTGGAAGAATAAAGGTGTTCGATCTGCAAAAAGGCACCACTAACATCAAAAGAACTTACAAAGCTAATCATTTCCAGCATGTCATAAAGTTGTCCATGGACATCGCCGACTAAGACAACAGGCGGATCTACCCTGCAAGCGGTTAATGATTAGAGAAAGGATTTTCGGATAGGTTTATTTTGCGAAGTCATCGACTTTTAAAATTCACAACTGCTTGAGTTCTAAGCCAAAAGTAACTCCTCATCGACGAATAAACGAAGGTCATTGCCTATTTTTGTGACTTCACTGTTTATTGATGTAGCTTTGCtgttgaatgaaaaatagGGATCGGGCACTTCCTATCTATCTTTCTTCTCTAACTGTGTAGGTCGTTGCGTCTCCGTACCCAGAAAACCATCTAGGATGGTTGCCTGTGTCTCCATGATGCGTGGATGATGGAAATGCAAACATACTCGtagcggtggagcgtggctTTATCGAGGTATGTTTGCGACTCCTTGGGCAAATCTAGAGGATTCGCTCCGGGGGCGAAGATTTGCGGAGAAGAGCCTCTTTGCCGTCTTCAAAACAGTTAACGACGATTACTTTCTTGTAACGTTTTGGCTTCGTCTCCTTCTTCGGATGCTTATTATTACTCGTGTGGCATTCACGGTAGCAAACCCCGGTGcagtaaaattgtttaaaaaatagagaCACGCACAAGCTCCGCTATCGCGGTCGTGAACATTGGTGGGAGTCTTAGCAAGTCTGAGGTATTTGCTTGCATGGTTCACTCGTGTCCATGGAGGTTCGCATCgaacagacaaacaaacagacGAACCGGTGTTTTGTATAGCTGGATCATATATTAATGAAATAAGCCAGCTGCTAGTTGTACGCCGAGTGGATAAGGCCAATAAAAGATGAGGAAGGAAGAAACGAGGGAATGGAAtaataaagagagaaaaatcaaagggCACATATGCTAGGATattggaacaatttttttcaacacaacaacaaaaatttcccttACTTCTTTCGAGGATTTCCAATGTGATGTGCTACTAGAGTTCACTTAAGAAAAGCAAATCATTCTTTTCCCCAATTCCTCAACGACAACAATCTGAGAAGAGTGAAACATTccggagaagaaaatttcgcagCATTAATGCTTTGTCCCAAACTGATACTATGGCTCTGTACTCCCGGTAAAAATAAATCCCCTAATAAAACCGACATCAAACCGATACTTACTCGTACTTCTTGCACTTACTTTATGAAACATGGTTCAATAAGTAGTAATTCTCGCGTTCGTAGACATAATTCCCACATTTCATTATATGAGAGCACATGTTTACGCGGTTGATTAGGTGTACTTgtccaaattttctttataacCCCTTCTAACATCTTTGCCAACTGAAAAAACTGATGTAAATGTTTCTTGCAGCAGTGAACTTCAAAGCATTTTCCTACCGTACCGCGTCTGTCATTCCTGTAGGACGCCGGTATAGCCTCATTTCCATGAACAAAGCCTAATTTTGTCTTAATAAATCTCCTTTAATTCCGACAATATTCTTATTCACCTACCTTATCTTTGTCATCGCGTTTGCTTCTAACTTGGCTCAAAATACTGCTAAATACTCGCTTTGGACTAacagttttcatttatttcacgGATTAGTGGCAAGTAGATATGGAAAGAAAGGTGTGTAATCGAGAAATCGCTCCGCAGTTGCTTTTCAGCAAACTGCTGGCTGCTGACGCAGTTGAACCGCTGCAAAATGAACCCTTCCAGAATATCCTGAGATATTAAACCAAGCAGATATTTCTGATAATGATAAAATCCACAGAAATTATTATGACATATTGTTCTCTATGAAACAAACACCATCAAACAGTAGTATGACTTCAAAATGGACAGTGTGAAGTTGGTTTGACAATAAAACGGATAGGAAGATTTATAAAGATAaacattaattattaaataatattaaataaacttATATTACATTGTCAACATTTTTGTTACATTGTTAACAATCTTATGTAATGATTAATTATTTGATAAATATTTaacaattattaaataattaaccATTAGATGAGATTGTTGGCTACGTAGTTCTGGAACTTCTGCTGGACCCAATAGAAAAATTGCTCGTGTAGAAGCACCACATTCCTGTAGAATTGTAATGCGCTGAACGCGGTTGCAAACTGTgatacgaaaacaaaaattactccTGTGATGTTGAATCACAAGGGGAAAGCCCTTTCATTAACATAATCTATCATCAAGACTTCTGGAACACTAGATTATTTTagctttttcttgagaaagagatttttctttttctttttttttcggagtttAAACTGCtcagtatttgttttttatgaCTATTCAAAGAAGGCACATTACGGTTCTGGTTGTGAAAAtacttgaatttttgaaagcgAACAAGCAATcagttttcatctcttttcttttctctgctgTGTCTACACCATTAAGAAGTGACTGTAACACAACAGTATAGATTTTTAGTACAAATCCTTTGAAGAGCAATGAATATCGCGTTTACAGCTCTTTTTATAGTCGAAAAGAAAAGCGGAAAGCTTCCCTGCTATCTACAACCTCACGTTTTTAGTGGATAGgaactcacacacacacgagaAAAAAGGTCTTGAGTCATAAAACAAATGTATGACCGCTTTGGAGGCACTATTTTTTGTAGACCACGTTtcgaaagtgaaaaatgtttgaaaaaaacaactgtctTCCCCCAAACTAATGTAAGAAACGATATATTTGCGAAGAACCAGAGCTGCTGTAGTTAAATCTTGGTTGGCTGTGCTGTTTTTCTCTTGACAGTTTTTGATGGGGGAATACCTaacactggttttttttttaaatgagaggCTCCGCGCGCATCTCACACTCAATcagattaatttttattcacataaaattttattttacagctGTTTCCATCTGTTAAGAGCATTGTAGAAAGACATTTCGCAGTCCCAAGAATACTTTTAGTTCTCGTTCTATTGCATCCTCATTGATCATTGACGAGTATTCAACCGTGGAGTTTCTGGGAGTCCGCCATCCATGCTATGCTGCACTCCATTATGATACATCAGGAACTGACACTTAGAACAGCTCTCGTGGAAAGTTTCAAATGAATTCATTCGAAGTTCTTGGCAAAAACACCTCGATCTTTTCAGCGCATTcgaatttgcaaattttagcATTCAAATAACATTCTCATTTGAATATTAGAGACGACATTCTGTGTAGTTGTTGGAGGCTACTCGATAACCCTATGATCATCCTTTTAGAGCTGGAATCGCCGAGGCAATTTCGATCCTGGAGAAACTAGTGAAGCTTGGAAGAGTAAAATCGCTTACGCGAACGTTGCACGCTTTGCTGCACACTGCCATGAAGCACCAGAACGCTGAAGAAATCTCTCGAGGTTTAGTTCCTTTGTGATGACGACTAGGATCACTAGAAGCTAGTGTAGCCACCTGTATACCTATCTTATGTGAACACTGGATTTTACCTCCTTTTTTATGGAGAAAAGATGAGATTTGTTACGTAGAAATCTATGTTCTTCTGTGGATGTTCctgtttaaagacatcaccaacaaatctggggtggtgagGATTtcgggtgggttatgcctatacggagtcgtagattacggggaggagcgtgattccgtccattccttcctaattgccgtaaaaaatggcccagaagatgcggtttcgaacgttccgggtcggtattttctacaacgagttcgattgaagcgcgccagccttgtgcccgcgccgcgccgcatcttccgggccgttttttccggcaattaggaagaaatggacggaatcaccttccccccataatctacgatcccgtataggcataacccacctgaaatccgcaccactccagattcgtgggatgataccTTTAACCTTTAATCCAGCCAGGAAGCCAGTGTCCCTGTCTTAAtgaatccgcttaggatgctcCAAGGTGTCCCTTCAATTGagattcgtttgaggtttaggaacCTGTGCCTGACTTGCTATtttagccgatgtatcaaatcgGGGTTTtgatcctcccaaacaagcgTAGTCCCAATTCATCAATCTCGGAGGGAAAAGCTTGTTTGGTTTTAAtacggttttgaaccatcgaccgtgtagTCAcaacagaacctcttaccaaccgCGCCACATTCACCTGTTATTATCAGAGATAATATTGTAGATTAAAAATCACTAGAGAATATGTTCACAGAAGCTTTGCACATGCTTTCGAATGGTTTTTCTAATCATCAGACTTTTAATGAGCGGCGATCCGCTCTCCTCATTATTCCTGAACTGTAGTCCTGTACTCAATATTTTTTGTACATTGTAGTTGCAGCCCGCTGCTATAAACCGAAACCGTTGCCTTGTTAGATTTTACGATAGGACCAGTCTAGGTGGCACTTCAATTACTTGTTTTGCGGCCTATCTTTTCGAAGTGAATCCGTTCATTTTATCGAATTGACTTCGTCGAATCCATTACATTTTAACAGAAGACATTATTGGAAGctagttctttctttcttcttcaaatttgcATTCAATTTCTCTGTGATAATTTCCATAAGTTAATGTGATCTATAGATAAACGTGAATAAGCGTAGTCAACTGAATCCGGCAAtacattcaaatttttaatgcACACCTGTagatattttcaataaataaataaacaaataaataaataagcgtCTCGCCTttctatgaataaataaaagaattgcATTGACTCTGTTTACAGTAACCAGAGAGTCAGCGAGATTCTATAATTTACTTGTGAAAATATGGGCATACTTCTTGCTCGAGCAGCACTGTACCTGGTCATCAATAATCgcagaaattttgtttcatacaattattttgaagtatttcTGCAGTGAAGTGATTctcacaatttttctcttcttttttttctctatctcGTTTTTCCAGTCGAAGCCGTAGTCAAGACCTTCTTACCGTCCAGCCTCGAGCGGCTTAAAGGTTTTATCCAACTCGAACTGGGTCGTAAAGCTGAGTTCGTCGAGTCGCTGAAGGTTTCAATCCTGTCTTCCAAGCTTTCTGAATGGTCACAGTGCTTCGTATTTACAGGGTAACCGTTTGGATCCCTCTCACCTTCGTTTCATACTCGATTTGGCTGCCAAACTCAGAACGGTCAGTGTGTTTTTCGAGTCCGTTGTTACGCATATCGGACACGAACGTTCAAAATTTTGGATCAGAAATCGCAAAGCTGAATTTAGGTGGCGGTGCTGCATTCATTGCTCGATCTTTCAATCCTGCTGCAACTTCGAACTCAGGAGAGAGCCTCTGTCTACGATGAGCTCATCATAATATACGGTGCCTTTTTTTAGTTGTAAtctatctttttgtttttgaattattgttgttttttccagGGAAACTAGGAGATGCTGCACAGCTGGAGAAAATTCTAGACCTTGTGTTTtcggagaaagaaaaagagcattttCGGGCGACAATAGCTCGGTTAGCTCACTTTTATAGGTACGCTGTAATTTTTGCTGCATATTGATCCAGTTAATGTGTCGGATGAAAAATGGTACTTCTAAAATGATTTTTGCCAATTCCCCTAGGTATTCGGTGCTGCTCATCTCATAGCTTTCAATTAAAGAATTCGGGTTTTCATCTCGCGCAGTATTGAAACTGGTcataaatttttatcttttgccACATGAAGAGGTGTCGCTATTGACACCAATGCGTGGCATTCCTTTCCTTTTGCTCGCAATTGGTCTAAATTTCGTTATTTCTAGTTGAGaggtttctttcttctgcCGATATCTAGCGCTTGCTACGTGCTGCACATTATTTCACTCGTTTAAGCAGTTCCTGAAATACATAATTACTTTTCATCACACAAATTCTAAGTCGAAACTCACTTAACGAAAATATCATCACCTCTTGCACTGTCTTCAAGTGGTGGACCTGTCTTTTGCAATTTGGAGGTGTTTTCCATCCGCTTATCTGTCCATCTTCTTTATCCatcttcttttatcttttctttttttttattttcataggaTTGCTGAGTACATATTCTTTGAAGCTTCATTGTTTCACTCTACTGTAAGTCTAGACGATGTAAAATTAGCTCTCAGTTCCTTACTCCTTATCCCTTTGGGTCTTACCCTCCGAACTTATGATACAGTTCATTTCTTCGTAGTacattaaagacatcaccccacgaatctgcgtggtgcgggttttaggttggttatgcctatacggagtcgtagattagggagagaagggtgattctctccatttcttcctaatttccgtaaaaaacggcccggtagatacgacttcgagcgttccggcgcgctattttctacaacgagttcggttggagcgcgccagctttgtgcaagcgccgtatcttccggaccgtttttacgccaattaaggagaaattgacggaatcaccctcctctccataatctacgaccgcgTGTAGAAactctccacttgaaatccgtaccaccccagattcgtggggtgacgcctttaaatgATTGCGATGAATAGTGGCGCATTCCTACTTTTTGCTGTCACCAAACGGCTGGGTGAGGGTTGCCAGTTTCATGGATAAAAAATCAAGAGatgagagaagaaatgaacggaggTTTCGGCAGACGCaacaagaacattttttttctgtttttagtgAAAATTGAGTactcaaaaaaataacaaatttctgagaatcccataatttctagtttcttCCCTTTGCAATGATATTAGCGCTGTCGGTCATGGTCTTTTTGCCCGGGTTGGTTTACATTGAAACATGCAGTTTCAGTTCGGTTCAACTGTTGATTCGTTTGTTCCTTCCGATGTCTTTTAATTTGAGAATGACTGATCCTTTTAATCGTTTCCCTTCTTTGTCCTCTTCTGTACTTCCTCGCTTTCATACCCTTGATTTCGACTTCCTAGATGATGAGCTAGACGACCTTGAGAAGTGGTGGGTGTGTGCTGTACGGAATTTGTttgaatcactttttttggaaaagttcGAATGGGAAAGATATTGCACGAGAAAAGGCAAAGTTAGAAAAAGCACTCAACTGCTAGAATATGCATAACAGGAATAGTCTTTTTCTATTGTTGCAAATAGTTCTGTGCTACGTAGATGCGATATTCgtagccggtgctctgaccgcCTTCACTtgtgaacggttggggaagggacctccttaacttttaaacggttggcgaaatgatccccttcacttctggacggttggcgaaaggaccctcttcacttgagctgcactccATGAGCAAAACACCCTTCATTTGAGGAGGGTCCCgtttctccctatcgcacctatgctgtGCTACACATTCTCATTCGCATTTATCTTAAATATTAAATGCGAGTTTGTACCACAGAATTATTGCAGCTAAATCCATTAATCTTCTATCTTCTATCTACTcgttaaataaaataaaccaaTCTTACACTCCAGGTTGATGCAATTTGTCATATAAATATCATTATTACTTGATCATGACATTGACAATATCAATTCATGGTCACTGTTCAAGAACAACAGACTTTGAGatgaatattttataaatCTATATCGCTGTgactttcctcttcttctcttttttttttgaaaaaaaaaactaaattttgaaCTAGTGTCATCATTGAgcagaaaatatttcgaaaaggTCACTAAAAATTGAGTGCAACAGTGTTTATGAATACTTTTGGCTGGCACTAGTGTAACAGAAGACGGACATTGCTGCAACATtgagagaagaaattgaaggatTTTGTCGCTTGTCATCCACCCCATGACCGTCGTTTGTACTTTCTAAACTGCAATTGCAGGAGTTATGTTTGAAGAAGCCGCATCTCATTCTCTTCACATGCGATTAATTTCTATTCGAGGAATTCTCAGGATTTTATTCTTGTCCGAAATATAATGGTAGTTTCAAAAATCTCTATTCATGTACAAGTTCAGTTGTATCTTTTAGACGTTGCTGTCATTAagagtgaaaaatgaagaaatgggCGGTATGTGCCACCAAATAAGCTAGGTAATCTGTTGCTTACGTTTATATCTACCGATCCGT is part of the Necator americanus strain Aroian chromosome V, whole genome shotgun sequence genome and encodes:
- a CDS encoding hypothetical protein (NECATOR_CHRV.G17359.T1) yields the protein MKTVSPKRVFSSILSQVRSKRDDKDKALFMEMRLYRRPTGMTDALAKMLEGVIKKIWTSTPNQPRKHVLSYNEMWELCLRTRELLLIEPCFIKVDPPVVLVGDVHGQLYDMLEMISFIGHPPSKRMLFLGDYVDRGDYGLETITLLLALKLRFPDEIYLLRGNHETRCVNRQYGFFDECKRKFPRKGTQLWTAFQHVFNCLPVAALVGSRIFCAHGGISEDLLSFKQFERIFRPTDICDIGLLCDLLWSDPSNTSKLYEPSPRGVSSVFGKAAVDNFCNTMDVDLICRAHQCVVDGYEFFADRKCLTIFSAPCYCGELDNQAAVLQVGRNLDCRVLTFKRTVKPSQTPRGVSHEELNAVPKQTPPVSASSEESKKKAQSIPTPAPIEGSTETCLSSSMKNKKQSAT
- a CDS encoding hypothetical protein (NECATOR_CHRV.G17360.T2); the protein is MDSVKAGIAEAISILEKLVKLGRVKSLTRTLHALLHTAMKHQNAEEISRVEAVVKTFLPSSLERLKGFIQLELGRKAEFVESLKGNRLDPSHLRFILDLAAKLRTVAVLHSLLDLSILLQLRTQERASVYDELIIIYGKLGDAAQLEKILDLVFSEKEKEHFRATIARLAHFYRCLGLETPTKLLSSL
- a CDS encoding hypothetical protein (NECATOR_CHRV.G17360.T1); the protein is MKHQNAEEISRVEAVVKTFLPSSLERLKGFIQLELGRKAEFVESLKGNRLDPSHLRFILDLAAKLRTVAVLHSLLDLSILLQLRTQERASVYDELIIIYGKLGDAAQLEKILDLVFSEKEKEHFRATIARLAHFYRYSVLLIS